A region of Paractinoplanes abujensis DNA encodes the following proteins:
- a CDS encoding STAS domain-containing protein encodes MYLPITTRQLADGTVEIAPSGEIDLDNAHVMRDAVNDVLTSSTPGKICLDLQRVMLIDSIGIGILVACFHTAAASGIKLVVSHPSPTVYRQLWVSGLVGLLGCAEPPSPRTSVNLH; translated from the coding sequence GTGTATCTGCCGATCACCACGCGCCAGTTGGCTGATGGCACCGTCGAGATCGCGCCCAGTGGCGAGATCGACCTCGACAACGCCCACGTGATGCGGGACGCCGTCAACGACGTGCTGACCAGCTCCACGCCGGGCAAGATCTGCCTTGATCTCCAGCGCGTGATGTTGATCGACAGCATCGGGATCGGCATCCTCGTCGCCTGCTTCCACACCGCCGCGGCCAGCGGCATCAAGCTGGTGGTGAGCCACCCCAGCCCCACGGTCTACCGCCAGCTCTGGGTCTCGGGCCTGGTGGGCCTGCTGGGCTGCGCCGAGCCGCCCTCCCCGCGCACGTCGGTCAACCTGCACTGA
- a CDS encoding AraC family transcriptional regulator has translation MCRGRILTVCDGAPLGMADVFPRYAHVFPEVPDIVHFSGADIDEARSVLNRFYYPVAVGMPDGCDDFELGVGVIQLGPLTVGRLSFTGPVTLLVAELDAYHVSIPTAGRLHARHAGHEVFAGPSTGVIFGPGSPVYTSREAKSAELAIKVERKALEEELSGLLGHPIEGPLSLPPEVDLSTGPGHSWTRLIRLLCDELEYESSLFAEPMMAEQLRSTILSGLLLSLPHRYHAELTGPVTVGPPRAIRRVVEAIQAEPERAFTVTDLARVANMSVRSLQEGFRRHVGTAPMTYLQQVRLGRVHDALRRADPVRMTVAGVAHRWGFAHLGRFASAYRARFGESPSETLRSPH, from the coding sequence ATGTGTCGGGGTCGAATACTCACGGTATGCGATGGAGCGCCTCTCGGCATGGCTGACGTCTTCCCGAGGTATGCCCACGTGTTCCCCGAGGTGCCGGACATAGTCCACTTCAGCGGGGCAGACATCGATGAGGCGCGCTCTGTGCTAAATCGGTTCTACTATCCCGTAGCGGTCGGAATGCCCGACGGCTGCGACGACTTCGAGCTGGGCGTCGGAGTGATCCAACTCGGACCCCTCACGGTCGGCCGGCTCAGCTTCACGGGCCCTGTGACGTTGCTCGTAGCCGAACTCGACGCTTATCACGTCAGCATCCCGACCGCGGGCCGCCTGCACGCCCGGCACGCCGGCCACGAGGTCTTCGCCGGGCCGTCCACGGGAGTCATCTTCGGGCCCGGCAGCCCGGTCTACACCTCCCGTGAGGCCAAGTCCGCGGAATTAGCGATCAAGGTCGAGCGGAAGGCACTCGAGGAGGAATTGTCTGGACTGTTGGGACACCCGATCGAGGGACCCCTCAGCCTCCCCCCGGAGGTGGACCTTTCCACCGGCCCGGGGCACAGCTGGACCCGGCTGATCCGGCTCCTGTGCGACGAACTCGAATACGAGTCGAGCCTGTTCGCCGAGCCGATGATGGCCGAGCAACTGCGCAGCACCATCCTCAGCGGCCTGCTGCTGAGCCTGCCGCACCGTTACCACGCCGAGCTGACCGGCCCGGTCACCGTCGGCCCGCCCCGGGCGATCCGCCGTGTGGTGGAGGCGATCCAGGCCGAGCCGGAACGCGCGTTCACGGTGACCGACCTGGCCCGCGTGGCCAACATGAGCGTCCGCTCGCTGCAGGAGGGTTTCCGCCGGCACGTCGGCACGGCCCCCATGACTTACCTGCAGCAGGTACGCCTGGGCCGGGTGCACGACGCCTTGCGCCGGGCCGATCCCGTACGGATGACGGTCGCGGGCGTGGCCCACCGGTGGGGCTTCGCGCACCTGGGCCGGTTCGCGTCGGCCTACCGGGCTCGGTTCGGCGAGTCCCCGTCGGAGACCCTGCGGTCACCGCACTGA
- a CDS encoding MDR family MFS transporter — protein sequence MTLTSEEAVTDDPAPGRMSRGQVVQALSGLMLGMFVSILASTVVSNALPRIIADLNGSQSVYTWIVTAELLAMTATVPLWGKLADLYSKKLLVQLSLLLFVAGSLIAGFTPDVGVLVVSRVVQGIGAGGMTALATIVLAAIIPPREMGRYAGMFGAVFGVATIAGPLIGGVMVDTSWLGWRWCFFIGVPFSIAAIALLQKTLKLPSVRRKDVKIDWLGALLITAGVSTLLIWSTLAGQHFDWASWETAVFVAGGIVLLALAVWVESRAAEPVIPLGIFRNRTVTLTIIASVLVGVAMFGGTVFLSQYFQVALGKSPTVAGLMSLPMIFGLLISSVVAGALITKFGRWKVYLVAGAVIMTVGMLLLSTIGADTSVLVLSLHMAVLGVGVGMLMQNLVLAAQNDVPAAELGAATSALTFFRSMGGAIGVSALGAVLASRVTSLTTEKFGEAATSSGGGHAVPDLTALPPEIKTIFADIYGTATAELFLVGAPIAFLAIIAVLFIKEKPLSELSGDERRAREEAALSAH from the coding sequence ATGACCCTGACCAGCGAAGAGGCCGTCACCGACGACCCCGCCCCGGGGCGGATGTCCCGCGGCCAGGTCGTGCAGGCTCTGTCCGGCCTGATGCTCGGCATGTTCGTGTCGATCCTGGCCTCGACCGTCGTCTCCAACGCGCTCCCCCGAATCATCGCCGACCTCAACGGCAGCCAGTCCGTCTACACCTGGATCGTCACCGCCGAGTTGCTGGCGATGACGGCCACCGTTCCGCTGTGGGGCAAGCTGGCCGACCTCTACAGCAAGAAGCTGCTGGTTCAGCTTTCGCTGCTGCTGTTCGTGGCGGGTTCACTGATCGCCGGTTTCACCCCTGACGTCGGGGTGCTCGTCGTCAGCCGCGTGGTGCAGGGCATCGGCGCGGGCGGCATGACCGCACTGGCCACGATCGTGCTGGCCGCGATCATCCCGCCGCGTGAGATGGGCCGCTACGCCGGCATGTTCGGCGCGGTCTTCGGGGTCGCGACGATCGCCGGTCCGCTGATCGGTGGCGTCATGGTCGACACGTCGTGGCTGGGCTGGCGCTGGTGTTTCTTCATCGGCGTGCCGTTCTCGATCGCCGCGATCGCCCTGTTGCAGAAGACCCTCAAACTTCCCTCCGTACGGCGGAAGGACGTCAAGATCGACTGGCTGGGCGCACTGCTGATCACGGCGGGCGTGAGCACGCTGCTGATCTGGTCGACGCTGGCCGGGCAGCACTTCGACTGGGCGTCGTGGGAGACCGCGGTGTTCGTGGCCGGCGGCATCGTCCTGCTGGCGCTGGCCGTGTGGGTCGAGTCGCGCGCCGCGGAGCCGGTCATCCCGCTCGGCATCTTCCGCAACCGCACCGTCACCCTGACCATCATCGCCAGCGTGCTGGTCGGCGTGGCGATGTTCGGCGGCACGGTGTTCCTGTCGCAGTACTTCCAAGTTGCGCTGGGTAAGTCCCCGACCGTCGCCGGCCTGATGAGCCTGCCGATGATTTTCGGACTGCTGATCTCCTCGGTGGTCGCCGGAGCGCTCATCACAAAGTTCGGCCGGTGGAAGGTCTACCTGGTCGCGGGGGCCGTCATCATGACGGTCGGGATGCTGCTGCTGAGCACGATCGGCGCGGACACGAGCGTACTGGTGCTGTCGCTGCACATGGCGGTGCTGGGCGTGGGCGTCGGCATGCTGATGCAGAACCTGGTGCTGGCCGCGCAGAACGACGTGCCCGCGGCCGAACTGGGCGCGGCCACCTCCGCGCTGACGTTCTTCCGCAGCATGGGCGGGGCGATCGGGGTGAGCGCGCTGGGCGCCGTGCTGGCGAGCCGGGTGACGTCGCTGACGACCGAGAAGTTCGGCGAGGCGGCCACGTCCTCCGGCGGCGGGCACGCGGTTCCCGACCTGACCGCGCTGCCGCCGGAGATCAAGACGATCTTCGCCGACATCTACGGCACGGCCACGGCCGAGCTGTTTCTGGTCGGGGCGCCGATCGCTTTCCTGGCGATCATCGCGGTGCTCTTCATCAAGGAGAAGCCGCTCTCCGAGCTGAGCGGCGACGAGCGGCGGGCGCGCGAGGAGGCGGCGCTCAGCGCGCACTAG
- a CDS encoding Gfo/Idh/MocA family protein produces MRFGLFGTGPWAHLAHAPALAAHPDVEFVGVWGRNPDKSAELAAEHGIQAYGNQDDLIADVDAVAIALPPDVQAPIAVRAARQGRHLLLDKPIAMTNAEAAEIVAAVDERDLASVVFFTRRLMPQLAEFVAEAAATGGWTEARIDHLGSIFTDDNPFGASPWRKEKGGLWDVGPHALALLLPVLGPVTEVTGLAAPHDMTHLLLRHASGTVSHLTLSVDAPAAAEREDALFAGEAGLRTPPDMPWSPVDALARAIDQLIAHAGGGPASELDVRLGAQVTAILVAAQEAIATGRTVALG; encoded by the coding sequence ATGCGCTTCGGACTGTTCGGCACGGGACCTTGGGCGCATCTGGCCCACGCTCCGGCGCTGGCCGCTCATCCTGACGTCGAGTTCGTGGGGGTCTGGGGACGCAATCCCGACAAGTCCGCTGAACTCGCCGCCGAGCACGGCATCCAGGCGTACGGGAATCAGGATGATCTGATCGCGGACGTCGATGCCGTCGCCATCGCGCTGCCGCCGGACGTGCAGGCCCCGATCGCCGTACGGGCCGCCCGTCAGGGCCGTCACCTGTTGCTCGACAAGCCGATCGCGATGACCAACGCCGAGGCGGCCGAGATTGTGGCCGCGGTGGACGAGCGCGATCTGGCCTCAGTGGTGTTCTTCACCCGCCGGCTCATGCCGCAGCTGGCCGAGTTCGTCGCCGAGGCGGCCGCGACCGGCGGCTGGACCGAGGCCCGGATCGACCACCTCGGCTCGATCTTCACCGACGACAACCCGTTCGGCGCGTCGCCGTGGCGCAAGGAGAAGGGCGGCCTGTGGGATGTCGGCCCGCACGCGCTCGCCCTGCTGCTACCCGTGCTGGGCCCGGTGACCGAGGTGACCGGCCTGGCCGCCCCGCATGACATGACTCACCTGCTGCTGCGCCACGCGAGCGGCACGGTCAGCCACCTCACCCTCTCGGTCGACGCGCCGGCCGCCGCCGAGCGCGAGGACGCCCTGTTCGCGGGCGAGGCCGGCCTCCGTACGCCGCCCGACATGCCCTGGTCACCGGTCGACGCCTTGGCCCGCGCGATCGACCAGCTGATCGCTCACGCCGGCGGCGGGCCGGCGTCAGAGCTGGACGTTCGCCTCGGCGCCCAGGTGACGGCGATCCTGGTCGCCGCCCAGGAAGCGATCGCCACCGGCCGTACGGTCGCTCTCGGCTGA
- a CDS encoding molybdopterin-dependent oxidoreductase — protein MRALAGLLSAGLGVAVAELLAAATRPAAGPLVAVGGAVIDATPTAVKEFAVRELGTHDKPVLLAVIGLVVAALAAVTGIAGGRWRAAVIAGPAILGLAGAAAAVSRPAAQAYDVVPSLAGATLAGVTLWWLLRRHRAPSGVRVDRRRFLRAAALVAGGAVVASGGAVTVRRVAARTRAQARADIRLPVAADPGPPVPPGLVTPNRDFYRVDTALTVPRIDLDGWSLRVRGMVDRELEVSFADLLEMPLIERPITMTCVSNEVGGPYMGTATWLGVPLAPLLRSLGVSSRADQLVARSVDGMTIGTPVATLLDGRDAMLAVGMNGEPLPLEHGFPVRMVTPGLYGYAGSCKWLTSLELTTFDRFDAYWVERGWAAEAPVKTGSRIDKPRPFARLDSGVVTVAGVAWAQQRGIASVEVRVDDGPWAKAELLPAPSVDTWVQWRYSWKAAAGPHSLAVRATDRTGAVQAEERATPFPSGATGWHTISVSVS, from the coding sequence ATGCGAGCCCTCGCCGGGCTCCTGTCAGCGGGACTGGGAGTGGCGGTCGCCGAACTGCTGGCGGCCGCCACCCGGCCCGCGGCCGGGCCCCTGGTCGCGGTGGGCGGGGCGGTCATCGACGCCACGCCGACGGCGGTGAAGGAATTCGCCGTACGGGAGCTGGGAACCCACGACAAACCGGTGCTCCTGGCGGTCATCGGGCTGGTCGTGGCGGCACTGGCCGCGGTGACCGGGATCGCCGGCGGCCGGTGGCGCGCCGCGGTGATTGCCGGGCCCGCGATTCTCGGACTGGCCGGCGCGGCGGCGGCAGTGTCGCGGCCGGCCGCACAGGCCTACGACGTGGTGCCGTCCCTGGCCGGAGCGACGCTGGCCGGGGTCACGTTGTGGTGGCTGCTGCGGCGGCACCGCGCTCCCTCCGGCGTACGGGTGGATCGGCGCCGTTTCCTGCGGGCCGCAGCGCTTGTGGCCGGTGGGGCGGTGGTCGCTTCGGGCGGCGCGGTGACCGTGCGCCGCGTCGCCGCCCGGACACGCGCGCAGGCCCGGGCCGACATCCGGTTGCCGGTCGCGGCGGACCCCGGACCGCCCGTGCCGCCCGGGCTCGTTACCCCCAACCGGGACTTCTATCGGGTCGACACCGCGCTGACAGTGCCGCGGATCGACCTGGACGGCTGGTCGTTGCGGGTGCGCGGGATGGTCGATCGCGAGCTCGAGGTGTCCTTCGCCGACCTGCTGGAGATGCCGCTGATCGAGCGGCCCATCACGATGACCTGCGTCTCCAACGAGGTCGGGGGCCCGTACATGGGCACCGCGACATGGCTCGGCGTGCCGTTGGCGCCCTTGCTGCGCTCGCTGGGCGTGTCGTCCCGGGCGGACCAGCTCGTGGCGCGTTCGGTCGACGGCATGACGATCGGCACACCGGTGGCGACTTTGCTCGACGGGCGCGACGCGATGCTGGCGGTCGGCATGAACGGCGAGCCGCTGCCGCTGGAGCACGGGTTCCCGGTGCGGATGGTCACGCCCGGCCTGTACGGCTACGCCGGCTCCTGCAAGTGGCTGACCTCGCTCGAGCTGACCACCTTCGATCGGTTCGACGCGTACTGGGTCGAGCGGGGCTGGGCCGCGGAGGCGCCGGTGAAGACCGGGTCGCGCATCGACAAGCCGCGGCCGTTCGCGCGGCTCGACAGCGGCGTGGTCACGGTGGCCGGAGTGGCCTGGGCCCAGCAGCGGGGGATCGCTTCGGTCGAGGTCCGCGTGGACGACGGTCCCTGGGCGAAGGCCGAACTGTTGCCGGCGCCGTCGGTGGACACCTGGGTGCAGTGGCGTTACTCGTGGAAGGCGGCGGCCGGCCCGCACTCCCTGGCGGTGCGGGCCACCGACAGGACGGGGGCCGTGCAGGCTGAGGAGCGGGCCACCCCGTTTCCGAGCGGGGCCACGGGATGGCACACGATCAGCGTGTCGGTCTCGTAG
- a CDS encoding serine/threonine-protein kinase has protein sequence MEVRQALGGRYTLLSELGNGGMAVVWRARDEVLGRPVAVKVLAGRFAGDAQSRARIRDEARAAANLSHPNIAQVYDYGEADDLPYVVMELVNGPTLQQRVSSGPLPPRTIFRICGEVAAALAVAHEDDLVHRDIKMANIMLAPSGVKVVDFGIAAVAGPAAPEDILVGTPAYLAPERLTGDAVEPASDVYALGVLLYRLLAHESPWTVESTTQMLQAHVYVEPEPLPDLPGVPAAVADLIHACLLKDPAARPSASEVSATLADAAEAASVPEPVRDDNEPTALHLSPPGPPPAYAAQPATVIDRSAHTSRRRPDAVAGGLSAVRGKGVLAGGAVAVGLVGALVAWLLGGDPEAAGRPQAAGPTTSAAPVATSADPSPTASARSHDNPVPAATGRPGPGPIAGSTAVPTNAPSGAPAVTPSAGAPPEPTASIDVSPSPSAPPMGRRLESPGGAVFAVCDRGQASLTGFEPADGFTAQPIEPGPALTARVLFDGTRSKYRMAVTCVGQTPTPVVLPL, from the coding sequence GTGGAAGTTCGGCAGGCACTCGGCGGCCGCTACACATTGCTGAGCGAACTCGGCAATGGCGGCATGGCTGTGGTGTGGCGTGCCCGCGACGAGGTGCTCGGCCGTCCGGTCGCGGTCAAGGTGCTGGCGGGCCGGTTCGCCGGTGATGCGCAGTCGCGGGCCCGCATCCGCGACGAGGCCCGGGCCGCGGCCAACCTTTCCCATCCCAACATCGCTCAGGTCTACGACTACGGTGAGGCCGACGACCTGCCGTACGTGGTGATGGAGCTGGTCAACGGCCCGACCCTGCAGCAGCGGGTGTCGTCCGGGCCGTTGCCGCCGCGCACGATCTTCCGCATCTGCGGCGAGGTGGCCGCCGCGCTCGCCGTCGCCCACGAGGACGACCTGGTTCACCGCGACATCAAGATGGCCAACATCATGCTCGCGCCGTCGGGCGTCAAGGTCGTGGATTTCGGCATCGCCGCCGTGGCCGGGCCCGCCGCCCCGGAGGACATACTGGTCGGCACCCCGGCCTATCTCGCCCCGGAGCGACTCACCGGTGACGCGGTCGAGCCGGCGTCCGACGTCTACGCGCTCGGCGTGCTGCTCTACCGGCTGCTCGCGCACGAGTCGCCGTGGACGGTCGAGAGCACCACCCAGATGTTGCAGGCGCACGTCTACGTCGAGCCCGAACCGCTGCCCGATCTGCCCGGTGTGCCCGCCGCGGTGGCCGACCTCATCCACGCCTGCCTGCTCAAGGATCCCGCCGCCCGGCCCAGCGCGAGCGAGGTGTCGGCCACGCTGGCCGACGCGGCCGAGGCGGCGTCGGTTCCCGAGCCCGTACGGGATGACAACGAGCCCACAGCGTTGCACCTGTCCCCGCCCGGGCCGCCCCCGGCTTATGCCGCCCAGCCGGCCACCGTGATCGACCGGTCCGCGCACACGTCGCGGCGACGCCCCGATGCGGTTGCGGGCGGGCTCTCCGCCGTACGGGGGAAAGGAGTTCTGGCCGGTGGCGCGGTGGCCGTGGGGCTCGTCGGCGCCCTGGTGGCATGGTTGCTGGGTGGCGACCCGGAGGCAGCCGGGCGGCCGCAGGCGGCCGGCCCAACCACCTCGGCGGCACCGGTCGCGACCAGTGCGGACCCCTCACCGACGGCCTCCGCGCGCAGCCATGACAACCCCGTCCCGGCCGCCACCGGCCGACCCGGGCCGGGCCCGATCGCCGGCAGCACGGCGGTGCCCACGAACGCGCCGTCCGGAGCACCCGCCGTCACCCCGAGTGCCGGCGCCCCGCCCGAACCCACCGCCTCGATCGACGTGTCACCCTCGCCTTCCGCGCCGCCCATGGGCCGGCGGCTGGAGTCGCCCGGCGGCGCCGTGTTCGCGGTCTGCGACCGGGGCCAGGCGTCGCTGACCGGGTTCGAGCCCGCCGACGGCTTCACCGCCCAGCCGATCGAGCCGGGCCCCGCCCTCACCGCGCGCGTGTTGTTCGACGGCACCAGGTCGAAATACCGCATGGCCGTGACGTGTGTCGGGCAGACGCCGACGCCCGTGGTGCTGCCGCTGTAG
- a CDS encoding sigma-70 family RNA polymerase sigma factor, whose protein sequence is MAERGANRRPEHLAAVPDSGAPPPVDAGDLLREVARGDEKAFGRLYDLVAPRVYGLIRRVLRDPAQAEEVAQEALVEVWRSAARFDPARGSATAWIFTIAHRRAVDRVRSEQAASERTIRAGAASVDTPYDAVADEVSGRLERQQVRRCLEDLTDLQRQAVTLAYYQGHSYPRVAELLGTPLPTVKTRMRDGLIRLRDCMGTGVSA, encoded by the coding sequence ATGGCGGAGCGCGGAGCAAACCGTCGCCCCGAACATCTGGCGGCGGTGCCCGACAGCGGCGCGCCGCCCCCGGTGGACGCGGGCGATCTGCTGCGTGAGGTGGCTCGCGGCGACGAGAAGGCCTTCGGCCGGCTGTACGACCTGGTCGCGCCGCGCGTCTACGGCCTGATCCGGCGGGTGCTGCGCGATCCGGCCCAGGCCGAGGAGGTCGCGCAGGAGGCCCTGGTCGAGGTGTGGCGCTCGGCGGCCCGGTTCGACCCGGCGCGCGGCTCGGCCACCGCGTGGATCTTCACTATCGCGCATCGCCGGGCGGTCGACCGGGTGCGTTCCGAGCAGGCGGCCAGCGAGCGGACGATCCGGGCCGGCGCGGCCTCGGTCGACACCCCGTATGACGCGGTGGCCGACGAGGTGTCCGGCCGGCTCGAACGTCAGCAGGTCAGACGGTGTCTCGAAGATCTCACTGACCTGCAGCGGCAGGCGGTGACGCTGGCTTATTACCAGGGCCACTCGTATCCGCGGGTGGCCGAGCTGCTCGGCACGCCCTTGCCGACGGTGAAGACGAGAATGCGCGACGGTCTGATCCGGTTGCGCGACTGCATGGGGACGGGGGTGTCGGCATGA
- a CDS encoding acyl-CoA-like ligand-binding transcription factor, which produces MGTTATEAAPGRRDRKKQQTRAALVAAALRLVDERGRDHVTVEEIAEAADVSPRTFFNYFATKDDALLGGPLPDGPPIHDRLLAVPAGVPLIEALFEAMRPDIEQIQAERDVWLLRLRVIKGNPALLPLLVARGECAEEETVSAVAARTGIAPDSLFPQLVATTVGAAFRTSMMRWATGDGRDLLDLVREAFDILGSGLTEPAPTHEEVTR; this is translated from the coding sequence GTGGGTACCACAGCGACCGAGGCCGCCCCCGGGCGGCGGGATCGGAAGAAGCAGCAGACGCGGGCCGCGCTCGTGGCGGCGGCCCTGCGGCTCGTCGACGAGCGTGGGCGCGACCATGTCACGGTCGAGGAGATCGCCGAGGCGGCCGACGTGTCGCCGCGAACCTTCTTCAACTACTTCGCAACCAAGGACGACGCCCTGCTCGGCGGGCCGCTGCCGGACGGGCCCCCGATCCACGATCGGCTGCTGGCCGTGCCGGCCGGGGTGCCGCTCATCGAGGCGTTGTTCGAGGCCATGCGGCCGGACATCGAACAGATTCAAGCCGAGCGTGATGTCTGGCTGCTCCGGCTGCGGGTGATCAAGGGCAATCCGGCGCTGCTGCCGCTTCTTGTCGCGCGCGGGGAGTGCGCCGAGGAGGAGACCGTGTCCGCGGTCGCCGCCCGTACGGGAATCGCTCCTGACAGCCTTTTCCCCCAGCTCGTCGCCACCACCGTGGGCGCCGCCTTCCGCACCTCGATGATGCGCTGGGCCACCGGCGACGGCCGCGACCTCCTCGACCTCGTCCGCGAGGCCTTCGACATTCTCGGCTCGGGTCTGACCGAACCGGCACCTACTCACGAGGAAGTCACCCGATGA
- a CDS encoding fasciclin domain-containing protein: protein MRATKLTAVAAAALFSISLAACGSDSSSDQESAGSAAAPTMSSAAPSSAPADMMGTTFGAGCAAVPTDSSNPGSFQAMAQVPVATAASGNPLLSTLVSAVKKAGLVDSLNSADGITVFAPTNDAFGKIPKATLDKVLADKKTLTSILTYHVVPGKLAPEALAGSHKTLQGGEVTVTGSGEDFKVGDASVICGNVQTANATVYIIDSVLMPKS from the coding sequence ATGCGTGCAACGAAGCTCACCGCGGTCGCAGCCGCCGCCCTGTTCTCGATCTCCCTGGCGGCCTGCGGCAGCGACTCGTCCTCGGACCAGGAGAGTGCCGGCTCTGCCGCGGCGCCCACCATGTCGAGCGCCGCGCCCAGCTCGGCGCCGGCCGACATGATGGGGACGACGTTCGGCGCCGGCTGTGCGGCCGTGCCCACCGACTCGTCGAACCCGGGCAGCTTCCAGGCCATGGCGCAGGTGCCGGTGGCCACGGCGGCCTCGGGCAACCCGCTGCTGTCGACCCTGGTCAGCGCGGTCAAGAAGGCCGGGCTGGTCGATTCGCTCAACTCGGCCGACGGGATCACCGTCTTCGCGCCGACCAACGACGCGTTCGGCAAGATCCCGAAGGCCACCCTGGACAAGGTGCTGGCCGACAAGAAGACCCTGACCAGCATCCTGACCTACCACGTCGTGCCCGGGAAGCTCGCGCCCGAGGCGCTGGCCGGCTCGCACAAGACGCTGCAGGGCGGCGAGGTCACCGTGACCGGCAGCGGCGAGGACTTCAAGGTGGGCGACGCGTCGGTGATCTGCGGCAACGTGCAGACGGCCAACGCGACCGTCTACATCATCGACTCCGTCCTGATGCCGAAGAGCTGA
- a CDS encoding anti-sigma factor — MTTEIHTLVGAYVLDAVDDIERASFERHLRECESCRTEVDEFRETTAQLAHDTWSVPPPWLRENVLTEIARTRQAPPIVPEAPVVTPVRGVSRRRWLISAAAAVVVAAAGAGSTVYAVQDQRVRDQREVAEAARLNEARVRQVLGASDVVLSKRPVTTGGQVTVASSRLQNAGVVLLSADAAPAGRVYQLWTIRPGADPVSAAVLAQGQSADVVLVEGLPGAALVGVTLEPPNGSATPTLPLVADVKLV; from the coding sequence ATGACCACGGAGATCCACACCCTCGTCGGCGCGTACGTGCTCGACGCGGTGGACGACATCGAGCGGGCGTCGTTCGAGCGGCATCTGCGCGAGTGCGAGAGTTGCCGCACCGAGGTCGACGAGTTTCGCGAGACCACGGCCCAGCTGGCGCACGACACGTGGTCGGTGCCGCCGCCGTGGCTGCGGGAGAACGTGCTGACCGAGATCGCCCGGACCCGCCAAGCGCCCCCGATCGTGCCCGAGGCGCCGGTGGTCACTCCGGTTCGCGGCGTGTCCCGGCGGCGGTGGCTGATCAGCGCCGCGGCGGCGGTGGTGGTCGCGGCGGCCGGGGCCGGCTCCACGGTCTACGCGGTGCAGGATCAGCGCGTACGGGATCAGCGTGAGGTCGCCGAGGCCGCGCGGCTCAACGAGGCCCGGGTCCGGCAGGTGCTCGGGGCGTCGGACGTGGTGCTGAGCAAGCGGCCGGTGACGACCGGGGGCCAAGTCACCGTGGCCAGTTCACGCCTGCAGAACGCGGGTGTGGTCCTGCTGTCCGCGGACGCCGCACCGGCCGGCCGGGTCTACCAGCTGTGGACGATCCGTCCCGGTGCCGATCCGGTCAGTGCGGCCGTCCTGGCCCAGGGGCAGTCGGCCGATGTCGTCCTGGTCGAGGGTCTGCCCGGTGCGGCTCTGGTGGGCGTGACCCTGGAGCCGCCGAACGGGTCGGCCACTCCGACGCTGCCGTTGGTGGCCGACGTAAAACTCGTTTGA